A single genomic interval of Musa acuminata AAA Group cultivar baxijiao chromosome BXJ3-4, Cavendish_Baxijiao_AAA, whole genome shotgun sequence harbors:
- the LOC135637202 gene encoding uncharacterized protein LOC135637202 — MAAEVSSSARTLAGCKEEGEGERELVTRDLLGGEVGLELQVPTAGERRLDLSSGKTYLQQRERSPATRNLHDLNLSPPSPSMASLGLKLEAATSAVHVEYQSVCTLEKVKSALERESRLVATTEPLFPRPDGFSPSPPFTSSSTKRQAEDTGGRVMAVAACPVCLLYVLISTVDPRCPRCTAHVPVNGPRKKPCIDLNFSLQPGNHDTH, encoded by the exons ATGGCCGCAGAGGTGAGCTCCTCGGCGCGGACGCTGGCGGGATGCAAGGAGGAAGGGGAGGGCGAGAGGGAGCTCGTCACGCGTGACCTGCTCGGCGGGGAGGTGGGTCTCGAGCTTCAGGTCCCGACCGCCGGGGAGAGGCGCCTCGATCTCTCG TCGGGGAAGACGTACCTCCAACAGCGCGAGCGCAGTCCTGCCACACGCAATCTGCACGACCTCAACCTCTCCCCGCCGTCGCCCTCCATGGCCTCCCTCGGCCTCAAACTGGAGGCGGCGACCTCCGCCGTCCACGTCGAGTACCAGAGCGTCTGCACCCTGGAGAAGGTCAAGTCCGCGCTGGAACGGGAGTCGCGCCTCGTCGCCACCACCGAGCCCCTCTTCCCCCGGCCCGACGGCTTCTCCCCTTCCCCGCCGTTCACCTCCTCATCTACCAAGCGGCAGGCCGAGGACACGGGCGGGCGGGTGATGGCGGTGGCGGCATGCCCGGTGTGCCTCCTCTACGTGCTCATCTCCACGGTGGACCCGCGGTGCCCCAGGTGCACGGCGCACGTGCCGGTCAACGGCCCCagaaagaagccatgcatcgacCTCAATTTCTCCCTTCAACCTGGGAATCACGATACACATTAA